A part of Myxococcus landrumus genomic DNA contains:
- a CDS encoding DUF4388 domain-containing protein, with protein sequence MKTLLLAESHPPTLEHLTGLLSQAGYSVRAVNDPIAVLEHFAADNPDVMVLSVDLPRLEGAHVVHHIRGHSQGARVPIVAIDKGHLGRARGVGSVLDLKVNAYVADPLKPGELVPRLESLVRAAQAVPLTGLAATLSRPAVNSGELKGYPLPGLLHSIYRLRRDGVLVVAHRGLSRRVYFLRGGPVNFDSTAKEDSLPRYLVERNLAMQAQAERVVEALASGLRIGAALADAGVEAVGEELSQLLRDYTRDKLARVLGMREGRYAFYSGDEYTSEVASVDLPPLAQVLEGARKGFPLKVMAASLRAHLGEYPVRSPEFGRDMQAMALDTDDIKIAMQVNGRIVLKELLAHGRGELRAAYSLLWFLKLTGGVTFSATPVATGTDMLSAVVVPDRIGPRKRKSLPVETAASLREEAVRIITRSYFGSLGLDIAADAEAVERAYHETAMRFHPDTYAEFDLSELRDLLDSVQEKLSASYRVLSVEEKRKAYLQYLFSKLDVGRNTAVVVDAEIALRRGESSLKRRDFVSAMRAFEESVSLNPSEPEYYAFLAWATYQGAGGPLVQRAQKAQKVLKKALSLGPYVERLHIIAAIIDMDLGDAPLARKKLLKVLEYNPYSQLAKAALRKVGR encoded by the coding sequence TTGAAGACGCTTCTGCTCGCCGAGAGCCATCCTCCCACGCTCGAACACCTGACGGGCCTGCTCTCCCAGGCAGGGTATTCCGTGCGCGCGGTGAATGACCCCATCGCGGTGCTGGAGCATTTCGCGGCGGACAATCCGGATGTGATGGTGTTGTCGGTGGACCTGCCCCGCCTGGAGGGCGCGCACGTGGTCCACCACATCCGAGGGCACAGCCAGGGTGCGCGCGTGCCCATCGTCGCCATCGACAAGGGGCACCTGGGACGGGCGCGAGGCGTGGGCTCCGTGCTGGACCTCAAGGTGAACGCCTACGTGGCGGACCCGCTCAAGCCCGGGGAACTGGTGCCTCGGCTGGAGTCGCTGGTGCGCGCGGCGCAGGCCGTGCCGCTGACGGGGCTTGCGGCCACGTTGTCGCGTCCGGCGGTGAACAGTGGCGAGCTGAAGGGCTATCCGTTGCCCGGCCTCCTGCACTCCATCTACCGGTTGCGGCGAGACGGCGTGCTGGTGGTGGCGCACCGAGGGCTGAGCCGGCGGGTGTACTTCCTGCGCGGCGGGCCGGTGAACTTCGACTCGACGGCGAAGGAGGACTCGCTGCCGCGCTACCTGGTGGAGCGCAACCTGGCCATGCAGGCGCAGGCGGAGCGGGTCGTGGAGGCGCTGGCCTCCGGGTTGCGCATCGGCGCGGCGCTGGCGGACGCGGGCGTGGAGGCGGTGGGCGAAGAGCTCTCGCAACTGCTGCGCGACTACACGCGAGACAAGCTGGCGCGGGTGTTGGGGATGCGCGAGGGCCGCTATGCCTTCTACTCCGGCGACGAGTACACGTCGGAGGTGGCCTCGGTGGACCTGCCGCCGCTGGCGCAGGTGCTGGAGGGCGCGCGCAAGGGGTTCCCGCTGAAGGTGATGGCGGCGTCGCTTCGAGCGCACCTGGGCGAGTACCCGGTGCGCTCGCCGGAGTTCGGCCGCGACATGCAGGCGATGGCGCTGGACACGGACGACATCAAGATCGCGATGCAGGTCAATGGCCGCATCGTCTTGAAGGAGCTGTTGGCGCACGGGCGCGGCGAGCTGCGCGCGGCGTACTCGCTGCTGTGGTTCCTCAAGCTGACGGGAGGGGTGACGTTCTCCGCGACGCCGGTGGCGACGGGGACGGACATGCTGTCGGCGGTGGTGGTGCCGGACCGGATTGGTCCTCGCAAGCGCAAGTCGTTGCCGGTGGAGACGGCGGCGTCGCTGCGTGAGGAGGCGGTGCGCATCATCACCCGGAGCTACTTCGGCAGCCTGGGGTTGGACATCGCCGCGGACGCGGAGGCGGTGGAGCGCGCGTACCACGAGACGGCGATGCGCTTTCACCCGGACACGTATGCGGAGTTCGACCTCTCGGAGCTGAGGGACCTGCTGGACTCGGTGCAGGAGAAGCTGTCCGCGTCGTACCGGGTGTTGAGCGTGGAGGAGAAGCGCAAGGCGTATCTCCAGTACCTGTTCAGCAAGCTGGACGTGGGGCGCAACACGGCGGTGGTGGTGGACGCGGAGATTGCGCTGCGCCGGGGTGAGTCCTCGCTGAAGCGGCGGGACTTCGTGTCGGCGATGAGGGCCTTCGAGGAGTCGGTGTCGCTCAACCCCAGCGAGCCGGAGTACTACGCCTTCCTTGCCTGGGCGACGTACCAGGGAGCGGGCGGCCCGCTGGTTCAGCGTGCACAGAAGGCGCAGAAGGTGTTGAAGAAGGCATTGTCCCTGGGGCCGTATGTGGAGCGGCTGCACATCATCGCGGCCATCATCGACATGGACCTGGGGGACGCGCCGCTGGCGCGGAAGAAGCTGCTGAAGGTGCTGGAGTACAACCCGTACTCTCAGCTCGCGAAGGCGGCGCTGCGCAAGGTGGGACGGTAG
- a CDS encoding ABC transporter ATP-binding protein, translating to MRRTLWRLLCYARPHVAVLVVAFVCMAVVGLTTGAYAYLTGPALRFLLSGGQEGFAGANPVPWLADLPRDAALWGFPLVMVVVGAVKGVGYLGQFYFMGLFAQRVVKDVRRELFLKLTSLSPAQLARERQGDLLSRFSADVTAVEAAAMYTVGSYLRDSLQVLILAGVALSMSPLLGGLMLVVIPLAALPASKLTRKVLKGTREGQTQLGHLAGQLHEGLGGLRTIQAFNGQEAELARFASHAKAHEEAVVGAAWARGAVPGVMEVLAAAALAGALAFAAGSRLMEPEALLSLLTAVILVYQPVKDLGRVTQFAMQAGAAGERLFALLDLKHPVADAPDAVPAPPLAHALRLEDVRFAYGERPALDGVTLELKAGQVTALVGGSGGGKSTVTSLLLRFERPQSGRMTLDGVDVDRYTAASLRQQFALVTQEPLLFQGSVLENLRYARPDATREEVEAAAKVANADGFIRALPQGYDTRIGERGVTLSGGQRQRLCIARAVLARAQVLVLDEATSSLDPESEREVQAALAMVLPGRTALVIAHRLSTVVNADVLHVMEAGKAVESGTHAELLQKGGRYAALWRMQTEGSAERGAA from the coding sequence ATGCGGCGGACACTCTGGCGACTGTTGTGTTACGCGCGCCCGCATGTGGCGGTGCTCGTGGTGGCATTCGTGTGCATGGCGGTGGTGGGGCTGACGACGGGGGCGTACGCGTACCTCACCGGCCCCGCGCTGCGCTTCCTGTTGTCGGGGGGGCAGGAGGGCTTCGCCGGCGCGAATCCGGTGCCGTGGCTCGCGGACCTGCCGCGCGATGCGGCGCTGTGGGGCTTCCCGCTGGTGATGGTGGTGGTGGGCGCGGTGAAGGGCGTGGGCTACCTGGGCCAGTTCTACTTCATGGGGTTGTTCGCGCAGCGGGTGGTGAAGGACGTGCGGCGGGAGCTCTTCTTGAAGCTCACGTCGCTGTCGCCCGCGCAGCTCGCGCGTGAGCGGCAGGGAGACTTGCTGAGCCGCTTCTCGGCGGACGTCACCGCGGTGGAGGCGGCGGCGATGTACACGGTGGGCTCGTACCTGCGCGACAGCCTCCAGGTGCTCATCCTCGCGGGTGTCGCGTTGTCGATGAGCCCGTTGCTGGGCGGGTTGATGCTGGTGGTGATTCCGCTCGCGGCGCTGCCCGCGTCCAAGCTGACGCGCAAGGTGTTGAAGGGGACGCGCGAGGGGCAGACGCAGCTGGGGCATCTGGCGGGCCAGCTCCACGAGGGGTTGGGAGGGCTTCGGACGATTCAGGCCTTCAACGGGCAGGAGGCGGAGCTGGCGCGGTTCGCGTCGCACGCGAAGGCGCACGAGGAGGCCGTGGTGGGTGCGGCCTGGGCGCGAGGCGCGGTGCCGGGGGTAATGGAAGTCCTGGCGGCCGCGGCGTTGGCGGGGGCATTGGCCTTCGCGGCGGGCTCTCGGCTGATGGAGCCGGAGGCGCTGCTCTCGCTGCTGACCGCGGTCATCCTGGTGTACCAGCCGGTGAAGGACCTGGGGCGGGTGACGCAGTTCGCGATGCAGGCGGGGGCGGCGGGTGAGCGGCTGTTCGCGCTGTTGGACTTGAAGCACCCGGTGGCGGATGCGCCGGACGCGGTGCCGGCTCCGCCGTTGGCGCATGCGCTGCGCCTGGAGGACGTGCGCTTCGCGTATGGCGAGCGCCCGGCGCTGGACGGGGTGACGCTGGAGTTGAAGGCGGGGCAGGTGACGGCGCTGGTGGGAGGAAGCGGCGGAGGCAAGAGCACGGTGACGTCGCTGCTCCTGCGCTTCGAGCGTCCCCAGTCGGGCCGGATGACGCTGGATGGGGTGGACGTGGACCGGTACACGGCCGCGAGCCTTCGTCAGCAATTCGCGCTGGTGACGCAGGAGCCGTTGTTGTTCCAGGGGTCGGTGCTGGAGAACCTCCGCTATGCGCGGCCGGACGCGACGCGTGAGGAGGTGGAGGCGGCGGCGAAGGTGGCGAACGCGGATGGTTTCATCCGAGCGTTGCCCCAGGGCTACGACACCCGCATCGGCGAGCGGGGCGTGACGTTGAGTGGTGGCCAGCGTCAGCGGTTGTGCATCGCGAGAGCGGTGCTGGCGCGCGCCCAGGTGCTGGTGCTGGACGAGGCGACGAGCAGCCTGGACCCGGAGAGCGAGCGAGAGGTGCAGGCCGCGCTGGCGATGGTGTTGCCGGGGCGCACCGCACTGGTCATCGCGCACCGGCTGTCCACCGTGGTGAACGCGGACGTCCTCCACGTCATGGAGGCGGGCAAGGCGGTGGAGAGCGGCACTCACGCGGAGCTGCTCCAGAAGGGCGGGCGCTACGCGGCGCTGTGGCGGATGCAGACGGAGGGCTCCGCCGAGCGAGGCGCTGCGTGA